DNA sequence from the Rubripirellula tenax genome:
CAGGAAGAGGACTGGAATCCCTAACCGCTCCAAGTCTCTAGCGATCTCTGCTAAGCGATCGTTGCCGGTACACAGCACTGCCTGATCACGGTATCTGTGTCCGCTCTTGAGCATTGACGTGATGGCGTCAGCGATCGCCAGCACCTCGCCCGTCTTCTCTTCAACGACGTGGACCTCTGGACAATGACCCAACGAGCCTCGATTGGTCGCGACCGGTTCACCCGTTGCGCCCATCGTCGTACTTGCAAAATGATGAACCACTTGGTTCACCTCGGGAACACTGCGATAGCTCAAGTCGAGTTCGCCAGTTACACCACCTGGAAAATCGTCGTTACAGAATCGCTGTATGTTGAACAGTGACGCGCCGCGAAAACGATAGATCGACTGGCGAGCATCACCGACGACCCAGAGATTTTTTCCGTTCGGAGATAACGCCTTAAGTAGACGGACGCTCGCGCGATTTACATCCTGAAATTCATCGACAAGAACGTGCTCGTAGAGTGTGGACAAATACTCACGAACCTCTGAGTCTTGCTCGCAGAGTCGCACCGGCATCGACACCAAATCTCCAAAGTCGACCCGTCCCTTAGCGGACTTTTGCGTTTCGTACGCTGCAAAAATCGTTGCGACATCCACGCATTGCTCCGCACGGATGACGTCATCCTCCTCTAATGCGTCGCTCAACATATGATCTGCCAGTTCGCAATACCGCTCAACTCCGACAACTTCGTCGTGAGCGCGAGAAATCGCGTCCAGAGCCCTTGATATTTCGAGGGATGGATACTGCAGGTTCTTCAGATGCTTGAGGTCCAAGCCTGCGTAGGCATGCTCAAGCATTGATATCGCATCCGCACGGTCAACCAAGGACGGATCACATGGGAGATTCAGTTTGTCGTGGAATCGCCTAACGATATCGAGTCCAAATGAGTGAAAAGTTCCCACCCAGACCTTTGCTGCAGCATCCGGATTCATTGCAGCCAGCCGTTCTGATAGCTCGCCAGCGGCCTTGTTGGAAAAGGTCAAAACAAGAATACGTTCGGGTGCAACTCCTGACTCGACTAAATGCTCCACCCGTCCAATAAGCGTTCGTGTCTTTCCCGTCCCCGGTCCAGCTTTGAGCATGAACGCGGTGTCACCTGAGTACCGCATCGCTTCAGACTGGCTGTCGTTGTATGCGAGGGTGCTCCCGTGGGACTGCGACGCTCCAACTTCCATCACTGGCAACAGAACGGCGTCAAGCAATTGCTGGAAAACTACGGGCTTTGGAGCACCCACCAGCGCGGAAATTTCGGTTGCTGATTGTTCTTGCTCAAGGTGAAGCACACGCATCCAGCTACGAGGCAACAAGAACTCACGAGCGAAAAGGTCCATTTGAACTTCTCGCCGCTCGCGACTGCTGTAGTCGACGACCCAATCGGTTCCCACACCTGTAGAGCCTGATGAACGAATGGGATCAACGTCGCTCACGGCAAAAAAGTCTGCTTCGCCACCGAGTTCAACATGTCCGATTTCGTGCGAAACAAGAAATGCATCAGTGAACTTGCAGCCGCTATCTTCGTGCAAGATTAGCCAAGCATCTGGGTCAAACACAGCGCGGCCACCGCATAATCGGACATCGCCGACCGGAACGCGGCTAACTTCGATTCCACGTCGCTCTGCTTCGCCGCGAGCAAATTCATAAGGTGTATGGGGATTACGACCAGCCGCGACCGCGTCGAAGTGAAGAGCCGCAGCGCGCTGCCTCGCAAGTTCAAGTCGATCGGTCACTATCGAGATACCCCAATGCGGACTTCCGTTCTGCTTCCGAGAACTCGGTTTTCTCGATCAACTCTTCAAATGAAATTTGCTTAAGAACTTGTGGCTTTCGATCAGCCTTGAATTCCAATGAGTTCAGGATTTGCGGTGACTCTGACAGGAACTTAAAGAGTACATCAGATGTCACGCCAAGCGCGCTTGCCGCGGTTGCAACGAACTTCTTCGGGATAGTGTTCACCAGTACTCTGCGATCTCGAATGGCGACCACGAATGCACGTGGCAGCGACAACGATTCGCAAAGTTCAACGAACTTCTGTCCTCTTGCCTCACGGAAAGGATTGACGTCTCTTGAGTACGAGGACCCAGCTGACCGGAATTGTTCCCATGCTGCATCTAAACCCGGATCATCAATAACTTCCGGGGCTGATTCCAGGTCGTTCTCAGAAACTTGCAGTTCCCAAGCCAGTTCAATAAGTTCCGCTTTCAATTCAGGGTTGAGGGCAACGTAGCGCTCCAGCGTTGCTTGGTCGTGCTGTGGTTCGACTGCGAATGCATACAGCACGTTCTCACGACTATGTTCTTGGCTCATTTTCTATCCCCTAAATCGACAAACTCAGCAATCTTTGCCTCCGCCCGTTTTCGCCGGTTGTACACCGTTTTGTCAGAACAATTGACCAGCCGTGCGATCTCGACATTTGAGTATCCCATGGCTACAAGCTGAAGGACTTGCTTTTCGTCCTTCTGCATAGCGTTAATCGCGGCAACTATCTCATTCCGGTAAGCAATTCCTTCAGAATTTGGAGTTTTGTTCTGAAAAATCGAAACAAATTCAGGCCCGAACTCAGAAACTACCGAATCCGCCTCTGCATCTGGCATCGACTGCAGCTTAGGGCGACGCAGTACCTTTCGCGTCGCATCAACTCGATCTGCCCGGAGACACTGATTGAATCTGCATTCAAAGTGATCGAGACGTGTATCGTAACCAGCCTTATCTGAGCACATCATCGAAAGAAAGTGATCTAGCGCAAAGTCCCGGACGTCTTTGTGGAAACTGACTTTCTCCTCTTCCGTCTCTCCCGGCAACCGCTCCATTGGAACCCATAGGCCACGTAACAATCGTTGTCGAAGCGATTGGAAAAGCAACCCGAACGCTTCTGGCGAATGCCCGCAACGATTCTGACGTACGAAGTGCAAGACACACTCTGATCGAATGAAACACGAATCGTTTTTGTCAGTGAGAGTTGAACGCTGTGCGACATCGTCTCGCGTAACGCCGTACAGCTCAACGAGCGACGCTTCCACTTCTTCTGGTCGCTGATAGAGCGACCCATCCGGTTTCTTCATTTGAAGAGGAGGAACGCTTGGTGTCTGAATCTTCACGACTGGCTTTGTCATTGCTTTGCCCTCACTCGCGCACCGGCCCTCACCGTCAAGTTCTGCGATTGAAATCGGTTGCGAATCAATCGAGCCATTTCGTCGTAGACCATCACTTTGTTTTCAGGATCAGCGATCGTCACAATTAACGAGAACGGTTGCGGCTTTTCGGTTCGCTCAACACCGTGGCGTGAAAGCAATTGCAGCTTAAGACGCCAACGATCTCCGCGTTCCCCGTTCTCGCCCATGTTCCCATGGTAAGTGCGAACAGGTGCCCACTTGCGAAGCTTTTCCACCTGGTACGACTCGTACAGTT
Encoded proteins:
- a CDS encoding sigma factor-like helix-turn-helix DNA-binding protein codes for the protein MTKPVVKIQTPSVPPLQMKKPDGSLYQRPEEVEASLVELYGVTRDDVAQRSTLTDKNDSCFIRSECVLHFVRQNRCGHSPEAFGLLFQSLRQRLLRGLWVPMERLPGETEEEKVSFHKDVRDFALDHFLSMMCSDKAGYDTRLDHFECRFNQCLRADRVDATRKVLRRPKLQSMPDAEADSVVSEFGPEFVSIFQNKTPNSEGIAYRNEIVAAINAMQKDEKQVLQLVAMGYSNVEIARLVNCSDKTVYNRRKRAEAKIAEFVDLGDRK
- a CDS encoding ATP-dependent helicase translates to MTDRLELARQRAAALHFDAVAAGRNPHTPYEFARGEAERRGIEVSRVPVGDVRLCGGRAVFDPDAWLILHEDSGCKFTDAFLVSHEIGHVELGGEADFFAVSDVDPIRSSGSTGVGTDWVVDYSSRERREVQMDLFAREFLLPRSWMRVLHLEQEQSATEISALVGAPKPVVFQQLLDAVLLPVMEVGASQSHGSTLAYNDSQSEAMRYSGDTAFMLKAGPGTGKTRTLIGRVEHLVESGVAPERILVLTFSNKAAGELSERLAAMNPDAAAKVWVGTFHSFGLDIVRRFHDKLNLPCDPSLVDRADAISMLEHAYAGLDLKHLKNLQYPSLEISRALDAISRAHDEVVGVERYCELADHMLSDALEEDDVIRAEQCVDVATIFAAYETQKSAKGRVDFGDLVSMPVRLCEQDSEVREYLSTLYEHVLVDEFQDVNRASVRLLKALSPNGKNLWVVGDARQSIYRFRGASLFNIQRFCNDDFPGGVTGELDLSYRSVPEVNQVVHHFASTTMGATGEPVATNRGSLGHCPEVHVVEEKTGEVLAIADAITSMLKSGHRYRDQAVLCTGNDRLAEIARDLERLGIPVLFLGNLFERSEIRDLLSLVSLLVDGRTMGLLRTATMCEFTMQISDVSAVIDQLRAQKAKPMDWSKGTFVVESLTPGGKESLDNLGIALGGFHTGSNPWTVLATLLFDRTRMAANLASVGDVPSRAKSVAIWQFMNFARHAPGGRGTPTFRLLERIRQLVLNSDDRELRQLPKAADGIDAVRLMTMHGSKGLESGVVHIPGLTSAGIPRSAGSQLSGVVTPPDGMIEGTTDSGYEAVKSGLEAEQASLFFVALSRAEDRLFLYRNEKRSDDKKQSASKFLTCLNGVVLERHIAPASAFNDTVSETATRITVEEPFCITDHHVRLYHKCPRRFLYAHVLESGGRRMETPYMKLHDAVQDVVNHAALNPGVQLSRKEAEKLLLQAMSERGFSDDEAALEFRKIASDLVRYLVACSSEIEFLPSEPGQVEITGGKVVVTPDQVFRDENGNAVVRRIRTGHLSSEEAESLESTALQISAEIHSDRDSAEIVNLADGKRTPLKMSKTKLDNRHVKLNAIGASIVSGRFSIKESKTCPLCPAYFICGNLPVGEMSKKISD